In Episyrphus balteatus chromosome 4, idEpiBalt1.1, whole genome shotgun sequence, the sequence TGGGTTATATCTGCTTTTTGTTATTATGtgttatcaatattttaataatattgtcACCTTAAAAAATAACCGCACCTTTAACGAATCTCATTAACGAACCCTAACCTACACTAACTCACACTAACACCTTAAGTAAGTAACCAACACTAACTCAGCTATTCACCATATCAAACaactttatttaacaaaaatattaataatagaCACAAACTTAATTTTCGAAATGGAATCCTTTGTGGTTTGAGGTATTCCTTTAAGTGTTAATAACGAATAATTAcagtggttttattttattccatATCCACGTGTGCCATCCTATGTGTGTCATATTTcgcatttgtttgttttttatgagCTTCGAAATGTCTCAGAACACGAAATCATTTATTCGTTtattagatttattttatgTCTGTTAATCCTTTCTATCAAAtgacaacaactttttttgtatacaatatGGTTCAAATAAATAGATAAGTTTTttgttgattattatttttggtaGTTGAACTTCACATCTCAATAACCCCTTTGAAgagtcttaaaaataaaaaaaaataaaatacacactaATCATTtgaaattcaagatttggttaaaaaaaactttaaaaaaaagtaaacataaaaaacagAGAATTTCAAGGTGAACAATCTTTTCTCGTAaggtttttttcataattttgataaaaagtgctcaaaacttgaaaaattttcttttttttcgtttttttttttacttttttgacttgtaacttttttaatattaagaataTCGTAAAAGTTTTCTTCACAtgaaagacgcgaaatttaattgtctaCGTCTTTGGTATAACCAACTTTTACTTAGGATGTACAAAAGtcgagatatttaataaaaactaaaatccaaaatGGCTTCCAAAAGGTGagtttcacgagtgcgaaaaatcagggttatGATATTTATCCAattctctatcgaatgagcaaaacaaatttgggggtggtacaaaacggctgggtcaaattataaatgcactggactatttgtttatttatttgccaTGAACAATTTAGACGATCTATTCAATATCATCCCGAAATACGTTTACGAGTAGTATTCTGTAATTTTCACATTTCGAGGTCAACATTTTCAAGTAAAGAATTGTTCTTGACAGAAAGCCAACACGTTGAATATTTTTGTGGATTTAATTAATGAACCGTACTGTATTTTTGCTTTACAAATTTACATGTCATCAATTATTTACCTACTTTCTTTAAAGCTTACGATACGAGGTAGTGAATCCTCCAGTAGGTACTATTGCATTCCCAGATTTGAATACAGCATAAAGGTTTTAGTTCTGACATAGCCTCAATGGAGTTCGAAGTTCgataaacgaattttattagAAAGATTATTATTTACTGATATTgcaataaatgttttatttccgAGTATAAAATATTAGCTATTTTAAGCTTCTTTTTTGGTAAATTCAAGTACATCATTTGCTTAAAggttataatatttattttatttgagtagACATTTTTTCCCCTAGAAGGTTGAGATACAGAATTCCTTCAATTACAAAATGTCCTTCAAAAACGTTACTGAATAAAAAgttctcaaaaatttaaatttctttaattgaATCTTATTTTGCAGATTTTCCAATGTAAAATGTCATTTCTCTCACCGACACTCAAAATCGAAAACCTTGCCAAGGAACCAGAATTGGTCCAGGATCATTTAGCCGAAGAAAATCGTTATGCTCGAGGTAATTTTGTGGCCCGATGGTGTGTTCCAATAAATGGAAAAATGTATCGCATTGAGTTTGATCATGGCACTACGAGTGGAAGACGAATGATTTGGGTTAatggaaaagtattttttttattttgtcccaATGTGCACCTTTATCCTTATAtgcttttaaattttcttaggAAATAATTCGACGAGATTGGATGTTCAAGCTTGTTGGTGATGATTCATTTAAAATTGACAATGCAAGGTGCATAATAAGAGTTGATCCTGCACCAGGTTTTAAATATGAATATTCACTTTATATCGATGGAAGACCTCATAAGCAATATACCGAGGAGCAAGCAAGGACTTTAAAGACATGGTTAACAGTCGTCGATGGGGTGGAATACAGGGTTGTATtaggtaaaatataaaaaaatgttaaatatttttttctaaattttcgtttttatagAACTGGATTCTTTGAATGTTTTCATCAATGACCAACTAAGAAGTGAAATGGTATGATAAATCAGTCATAAATTCGCCAATTTAGCTTTCATTTAATTGTTTAGGGTGACTTTGTCGATGGCGGAACTGATACAGATTTTGAAGAGAATGGAGTTAAATTCCAATTGTGTGCTCGCTTAGGTAGCGAGAGTAATGGCATTCGGCATTCACTAAAAGTTAATGGAGAAATCATACCAGAAGTCAGTTTAATTGATTTGGATGAAAAAGATGTGAAATAAgtgtaagaaaattttgagataagCTAAATTGTGATATATATTTAATTGGACATTCTAACTGTATACGCATTTTATTGTATTAATTGATGTACATATAATGTGTTAAAATACATATCgagaaaataaagttattttagtataagaaacacttttttattttggattggAATATGGAACTTCAAAATAGgtttaaagtttaaaacaaCATCACgtgtaaagcctagtacgctgctgaagcgaaaagaagttttccatacaaaatttcgttagcgAAATCCACaacggaaaatttcgttttgcttttcctttttcagtacgcagctctagcgaaaaattggagagttttcactcatttgtcacttactttttactgtcctgtgcatttttcttgactccaagagcagtgttgacggttttttcacttttaattcatttatttcttgctttaaaaattattttctatggatttttcttgattttaaattaatttttattttttttttattttgactttgacagaatactcgatgatattttttcgttagcattttcgttgtcgactttggagacttgaaaatttttcgtttcgcatcagcagcgtactaggcttaagtaAGCGCTTCCCTATggttgaaattgaaaatgttgAAACTAAGAGAAGACTTCCCAGaactttttgtatggaaacagaagattttttaaatgagtttacaACAATTTGAATAAGTACCTATCTAATAAATTACGTTCTTGGAGAGAATATGAGCTCTTCAAATAAATAATAGATaagaatattttcttatattcatatatgtaaatgtaaacaacgtttTCGAGAATTCTTCTCATGTTCAGGTTTAaagcaaatttaaatttacacaaaattcaattcatacaaaattcttaatttaaaaaattaaagttatttttaaattcatttttaaaaaatatcaaataacaaCGGATGAATTTTCATTATTCaatgaataaattttagaatttttttctcaaatatgtCTTTAGTTGTTaatggtttaaaaaatttatgtaatGAAGATcgttcaaataatttgtttctaTTCATTTAATTTGTACGATGAATATTCTCGTAATATATTCGTATGTATTTAACAACTTTGggttatttattgttttatttattgttttattatccGAAAACCTGCTAGGTTAGGGTCTAAGACACCCCAAAATGTAAacgcaattattttttaaataattaataactCTTATTAATGTTAACTCAACTTACGCAATTCCACCATATGAATCTAGTACAACATATCGATTGTGTTGCGATAGTCAAAGGGCCATTCTCTCATAATAATACATCACATAAAAGTAAAAAGTACAAAATCGAACGTATTCGCCACAGTGAACACACTTTTTCATTACTTGAT encodes:
- the LOC129919915 gene encoding fas apoptotic inhibitory molecule 1; this translates as MSFLSPTLKIENLAKEPELVQDHLAEENRYARGNFVARWCVPINGKMYRIEFDHGTTSGRRMIWVNGKEIIRRDWMFKLVGDDSFKIDNARCIIRVDPAPGFKYEYSLYIDGRPHKQYTEEQARTLKTWLTVVDGVEYRVVLELDSLNVFINDQLRSEMGDFVDGGTDTDFEENGVKFQLCARLGSESNGIRHSLKVNGEIIPEVSLIDLDEKDVK